Genomic segment of Geothermobacter ehrlichii:
CATAAGGCACCTCCTGAATAGGGGTTTGTGTGATCTTCCTAGCCTACCAGGATCGGCCTGGTAGGCAGGAGGTGCCTTTTTAGAGGATTATCAGGTCTTGAAATATAAGAAACTGACAATTCAAGACCTGACCCCTATCTCTCGTAAAGTTGGTCGTTGAGCCGATCTTCGAAGCGGACTTCTGCGACAGTTCCTACGGGTTTCGTCCAAAGAAGTCAGCCCATGACGCTGTCAATGATGTGGCGTACTCCATGAACAAGGGCTACACCGAAGTCATTGATGCTGACTTATCAAAGTACTTCGACACCATCCCCCACGCCAACCTTCTGGCTGTGGTCGCCGAACGCATCAGCGACGGTGCAATTCTGCACCTGATCAAGATGTGGCTTAAAGCGCCGATCATGGAAGTGGACAGGGATGGGACGAAAAGAAATGTCGGCGGTGGCAAGGGCAACCGCAAAGGTACGCCGCAAGGCGGAGTCATCTCACCGCTGCTCGCCAATCTCTACCTGCATATGCTGGACAGGATCTGGGAGCGGAACAAGCTGCAACAACGGTTAGGTGCCCGCATCGTCAGGTATGCAGACGATATTGTCATCCTTTGCCGGAGAAGTAAGTCCGGACGGGCCATGGCAGTATTGCGACAGATACTGGAGCGGATAGAACTGACCCTGAACGAGACAAAGACCAAACGAGTCAATGCCTACGAGGGAAAGTTCAATTTTCTTGGATTTGAAATCTGGATGGGCAAGAGCCGCAGAACCGGGGAATACTATGCCCACGTTCAGCCTTCGAAGAGAGCGATCAAGACGATCAAAGACCGTGTAACGGTCCTGACAAGAAGGGGGCGGACACTCGTGCCACTGGAAAGAGTGATCAACGAGGTCAACTCTGCACTGCGGGGGTGGGTAGGATACTTCCACATTCGCAACTGCAGCAAAACCCTTGAACACGTTCGGGGACACGTTGAACAGCGATTGCGGACCCACCTCAGCAAACGCCACAAGGTCAGAGATCGCAGAGCAGGATATGCTCGGTTTGGCAATGGAGTTCTGTACACGAAATACGGGCTCTACAAGGTGCCGACGACAGCGGGCTGGACGAGGGCGCATGCCCTGCGGTGAAGAACATCGGAAAGCCGTGTGCGGGAAAACCGCACGCACGGTTTGATGAGGGAGGGCTGGAGACGGAAACTATGGCCCGGCTATTTAGGCACCGGCAGACGAAAGGGCCGGAAACGGGTAAGCCGCGCCTGTGGTGAAAGGAACCAGCTCTCTACTCTACCCAGTTTTTGTGTTATGTCCCCGGAATTTACGCGTCACCCCGCCAAGGGCGGAAGTGCTAGGTGATAACTATCTCTGTACAGTTAGTGTATTTTTCCATGACGGTAAAGACGCCATGGCATAGTTTTTGTTCTCGCATAAATGAGTGCAATAGTTCGATTGTGCAATATTACCGCCAACCTCTTTATAAACTTTTGATAACCTTCCACATCCTTTTTGTATACCGACTTGCTTGACTCAACCCTATGGGCTATTTCACCTCGGAGATCTATTAAATCTTGTAACTTCTTCTTTGCCTTATCATTACTCATTCCAGGCCAATAGAATTCTCTGGAGGCCGATGTTAAGCCAATCAATTCAGAATAGAGCTTGTCGATATTCTTGCAGCTTGGCGTATTAAAACTTCCTTTTACGATATATTTATTAAGTATTTCATCCTTGTGGGCACTTAAAGCAGCTTTCCAGCCATCATCTGCTAACATCCATACATCTAAAGCACCTGCTTTGGCTATTCGTTTCCCTGCGACCGCTAAAACGTGATCAGGAAATATAGACGGTTCAGAAGCAACATTTAGCATGTACTCAAAAGCGTTTCTTGCAAGGTCTTCTACGTATGCCTCCCAACAAGCAAGAGTGATGATAATTGCACTTTTGTTGAGAACCTGAACATCCCGCTTCCTGCCAGGTCCTGCCCCTGCGACTATGGTGTGTATATCCATCAACCTGGCGACCTCACTCATGTTCTTTTGGATTCCTAGAACATGTGGGGCTGCAGGCCTTAGTCTCCTGCGGATTGCCACAATGACTTACCCTCCATACGCTAACGACAAAGCTCGCCTGCCGCTATGGAGCGCCAGCGAAATAGCGGTCAGGTGGAACGCCTTGTTCGGCCAAATTCTCCTAATATTTCATCAGCATACTGATGAACATCAATGTTGTTAATAGCGTCAATAACCAAATCGGATTTCCAGACATGACCAATCTCTAAAGACTCATAATCTTTTATTCCCAATTTCGTATTATGAACTATTTCTTCTAAGAATTTGTTTTTGCCAACCATTTGCATACTGGCATAAATGCCAATGAATTGCCGTACAACACCTGGCGAAA
This window contains:
- a CDS encoding reverse transcriptase domain-containing protein; translated protein: MVVEPIFEADFCDSSYGFRPKKSAHDAVNDVAYSMNKGYTEVIDADLSKYFDTIPHANLLAVVAERISDGAILHLIKMWLKAPIMEVDRDGTKRNVGGGKGNRKGTPQGGVISPLLANLYLHMLDRIWERNKLQQRLGARIVRYADDIVILCRRSKSGRAMAVLRQILERIELTLNETKTKRVNAYEGKFNFLGFEIWMGKSRRTGEYYAHVQPSKRAIKTIKDRVTVLTRRGRTLVPLERVINEVNSALRGWVGYFHIRNCSKTLEHVRGHVEQRLRTHLSKRHKVRDRRAGYARFGNGVLYTKYGLYKVPTTAGWTRAHALR
- a CDS encoding HEPN domain-containing protein, with product MSEVARLMDIHTIVAGAGPGRKRDVQVLNKSAIIITLACWEAYVEDLARNAFEYMLNVASEPSIFPDHVLAVAGKRIAKAGALDVWMLADDGWKAALSAHKDEILNKYIVKGSFNTPSCKNIDKLYSELIGLTSASREFYWPGMSNDKAKKKLQDLIDLRGEIAHRVESSKSVYKKDVEGYQKFIKRLAVILHNRTIALIYARTKTMPWRLYRHGKIH